Proteins found in one Bactrocera dorsalis isolate Fly_Bdor unplaced genomic scaffold, ASM2337382v1 BdCtg084, whole genome shotgun sequence genomic segment:
- the LOC125780110 gene encoding uncharacterized protein LOC125780110, with the protein MEAFMRLVDYVVEYESEFSAASKDISKNALAMQQDELREMWCKAKAAHDDLNSKGDMSSKDYALIKKKFKLGGQCYIRCMGAMKDMSEILSTPKDTEKSVEVDSNHSLPPCDTDVFKGDYLSWPTFRDMFTAVYIKSKRLSPVEKLYHLNKKTQGEAKVIVSKCPLTNDGFAMAWKGLTDMYENERILVETQVDILLDLPSIDKECSSSIKWLQREINSCISCLTANKVDIGNWDPIIIRICSKRLPQATLALWEQSVKNKTKTSKWEELDNFLTDRYRDLEAIERARKSSNSAKPVSAPTPNKYTYHNNSHQNRLGAFQVSVEKSTCLMCKSADHKLRSCPMFLNMAPADRIKFAKRNNRCINCLSFGHLVSQCTSAFNCSTCHARHHTLLHVGTVQPSSQRGSSISSDEIPSTSRQAQQRRNFDKSEGKPTVVQSCFANSDKGVLLGTAQINIKYRGVTYAARALIDSGSECSFITEKLKRRINLPGKRINAQVSGINNTVSAQVKEACCVELRSPIDPLIAITTNMMVLPKLTGNLPTCHISALTRQAFPDLTLADKRFFVNEPVDVILGGDVYPQIMLDGIRKNVPGSLLAQETVFGWIVTGRANAATPTNTYVTYHNKISRKKQLAAGGDLEQMTKSVRKRRYLNKYAKKETPRL; encoded by the coding sequence ATGGAAGCTTTCATGCGCCTAGTGGACTACGTTGTCGAATACGAGTCCGAATTCAGTGCTGCATCAAAGGACATCTCGAAGAACGCTCTTGCGATGCAACAAGACGAGCTGAGAGAGATGTGGTGCAAAGCGAAAGCTGCCCATGACGACCTCAACAGCAAAGGGGACATGTCCTCAAAGGACTATgcccttattaaaaaaaaattcaaattaggtGGGCAATGCTACATACGTTGCATGGGGGCAATGAAGGATATGTCTGAGATCCTCTCAACCCCCAAAGACACCGAAAAATCTGTTGAGGTAGACAGTAACCACTCCCTTCCGCCTTGCGATACGGATGTTTTCAAAGGGGACTACCTTTCATGGCCAACATTCCGGGATATGTTCACGGCCGTATACATCAAAAGCAAGCGCCTGTCACCTGTTGAGAAATTGTACCATCTCAACAAAAAGACACAAGGGGAGGCGAAGGTTATTGTATCAAAATGCCCGCTAACAAATGATGGCTTTGCAATGGCGTGGAAGGGATTGACTGATATGTACGAGAATGAGCGAATTCTCGTCGAAACCCAAGTCGACATACTGCTCGACTTGCCCTCAATCGATAAAGAGTGTTCGAGCTCAATAAAATGGTTACAGCGGGAGATCAACAGCTGCATCTCCTGCCTGACAGCCAATAAAGTGGACATTGGGAACTGGGACCCAATCATAATCCGCATATGTTCCAAGAGACTGCCACAGGCAACATTGGCCCTGTGGGAACAGTCTGTAAAGAACAAGACAAAAACTTCAAAGTGGGAGGAATTGGACAACTTCCTCACGGATAGATACCGTGATTTAGAGGCAATAGAACGTGCCAGGAAATCGTCCAATTCTGCAAAGCCTGTCAGTGCACCCACACCAAATAAATATACGTACCACAATAATAGCCATCAGAACAGACTCGGCGCCTTCCAAGTAAGCGTTGAGAAATCAACCTGTCTGATGTGCAAAAGCGCAGATCACAAATTAAGATCTTGCCCCATGTTTCTTAACATGGCACCAGCGGACAGGATCAAGTTCGCTAAGCGCAACAATCGCTGCATCAATTGCCTCAGCTTTGGGCATTTAGTGTCGCAATGCACCAGTGCATTCAACTGCAGCACGTGCCACGCGAGGCATCACACACTCCTACATGTGGGGACAGTGCAGCCTAGCAGCCAAAGAGGCTCATCTATATCATCGGACGAGATTCCGTCTACGTCCAGGCAAGCTCAACAGAGACGCAACTTTGACAAATCGGAAGGCAAGCCAACTGTCGTACAGTCGTGCTTCGCTAACAGCGACAAAGGCGTCTTACTAGGAACCGCGCAAATAAACATCAAATACCGCGGCGTTACTTATGCCGCAAGAGCACTCATCGACTCCGGGTCAGAGTGCTCTTTCATCACAGAAAAGCTGAAGCGCAGAATCAACTTGCCAGGTAAGAGGATAAATGCCCAGGTGTCAGGCATCAACAACACCGTATCTGCGCAAGTGAAGGAAGCATGTTGTGTCGAGTTGCGGTCACCAATCGACCCACTTATAGCGATCACAACGAACATGATGGTTTTGCCGAAATTAACGGGAAACTTGCCGACTTGCCATATTAGCGCACTAACTCGGCAGGCTTTCCCAGATCTCACGTTGGCGGATAAGAGGTTCTTCGTCAATGAACCCGTGGACGTCATACTCGGTGGCGACGTCTATCCCCAGATTATGCTTGATGGCATACGCAAGAACGTGCCGGGATCACTTCTTGCGCAAGAGACAGTGTTCGGCTGGATAGTCACAGGGCGTGCTAATGCAGCTACACCAACCAACACTTACGTCACATATCACAACAAAATATCGCGGAAAAAGCAGTTAGCTGCGGGCGGGGATTTGGAACAGATGACCAAATCTGTAAGGAAaagaagatatttaaataaatatgcaaaaaaagaaaCCCCTAGACTCTAG
- the LOC125780107 gene encoding elongation factor 1-alpha 1-like produces the protein MNRSNASSIEPPSEKTREHALLAVKQLIVGVNKMDPSEPPYSEAGYGEIQKYPHPSRSSVNPAAVALVPIADLAW, from the exons ATGAACCGCAGCAACGCATCATCTATTGAACCTCCTTCAGAAAAG ACTCGTGAGCATGCTCTTCTTGCAGTGAAACAACTGATCGTTGGTGTCAACAAGATGGATCCGTCCGAACCACCATACAGTGAGGCTGGTTATGGGGAAATCCAGAAGTATCCTCATCCATCAAGAAGCTCGGTTAATCCAGCTGCTGTTGCATTGGTGCCAATCGCTGACTTGGCATGGTGA
- the LOC125780106 gene encoding uncharacterized protein LOC125780106 produces MTRYGSLKKTAALHPNRYPLSCTLCKGKHPLRLCSSFRAKTPEERLREALIGKYCINCLAVNHRSANCPSDARCRRCNEKHHTMLHIGENTRRRPAVPQIQSWSEQVSSDDALSIDASDPGTETRPLQPEPEEGELLEIGAETRPFRPSQRGETETRTFRPLLQHERRGHKRRLRRRQAHNPARLETRSLQLHRASSFRAGLTNRAGRVAHSLLPTTAILPTAVVKIEAGGRLHLIRALIDACAPTSLIARDLAVELKLEQTHIGGQRGCLLVLRGRNGTNTRISTHVRIMNDYMRISPTTTLDSDLAAPYTHIKLADPNFYKSSPIRLVLGADVYSRIMTQQVMPHTFGQFLAQGSIFGWVLSGTARY; encoded by the coding sequence aTGACTCGCTATGGAAGCTTAAAGAAGACCGCGGCGCTACACCCGAACCGGTACCCGCTTTCTTGCACGCTGTGCAAGGGAAAGCATCCATTGCGGCTCTGCTCGTCCTTCCGGGCCAAGACACCGGAGGAGCGCCTACGGGAGGCACTCATCGGGAAGTATTGCATAAATTGCCTCGCGGTCAACCACCGGTCAGCGAACTGCCCCAGCGACGCACGGTGCCGGCGCTGCAACGAGAAGCACCACACGATGCTCCACATCGGCGAAAATACCCGTCGCCGCCCCGCAGTGCCTCAAATCCAATCATGGAGCGAACAAGTAAGTTCCGATGATGCCCTCTCCATTGATGCATCAGACCCTGGAACGGAGACTAGGCCTCTCCAACCAGAACCGGAGGAGGGAGAACTCCTTGAAATCGGAGCGGAAACACGGCCTTTCCGCCCATCACAGCGAGGGGAAACGGAAACCCGGACTTTCCGCCCCCTTCTGCAACATGAACGTCGCGGACACAAACGCCGTCTGCGCCGTCGCCAAGCGCACAACCCGGCCAGACTGGAGACCAGGTCTCTCCAGCTGCACCGGGCTAGCTCCTTCAGAGCCGGGCTAACAAATCGAGCCGGCAGAGTGGCTCATTCCTTGCTGCCAACGACAGCCATCTTACCGACGGCGGTAGTGAAGATCGAGGCAGGAGGACGCCTACACCTAATCAGGGCGCTCATAGACGCATGCGCCCCTACGTCGCTAATTGCGCGCGACCTAGCAGTAGAATTGAAATTGGAGCAGACGCATATCGGCGGTCAACGAGGCTGCCTTTTAGTACTGCGAGGCAGAAACGGGACAAATACCCGCATATCCACACATGTAAGGATAATGAACGACTATATGCGCATCAGCCCGACCACCACGTTGGACTCCGACCTAGCAGCCCCATACACCCATATCAAGCTGGCGGATCCAAATTTTTACAAGTCGTCGCCGATACGCTTGGTGCTCGGCGCGGATGTGTATTCCCGCATCATGACCCAACAGGTCATGCCACACACATTTGGGCAGTTCCTCGCTCAGGGCTCCATCTTCGGCTGGGTGCTCTCGGGTACGGCCCGGTACTAG